The nucleotide sequence GTCAAGGTTTTTGAGAATGCGTTCCATGAGGCCCTCCTTGTGTTGACGATTCCGTTCTATCAAGGCTGGGACAATGGTTCCGTACCAATTGTTACGGATGTGCAAAAAAAATAAAAAAATGGAACGGAGGTTGAATGGGTATGGAGAATAAAAACAGTACGCTAAATATTTTTCACCCGCATCAGGCAGAAAAATATTCGCAAAGAAAATTAAGTGCGGCCGGGTCGGGCACGCGTATGCTGCGCCCCTCGATGTGCAGCAGGCCTTCGTCGCGCATGGCGGCCAGCTCGCGCGAGAGAGAAGGGCGGGTTACGCCCAGATAATCCGCCATTTGTTCCCGGTTCATGGTCAGGGCAAGGCTGCCGTCCGCGCGGCGGTGCTCAAGCAGCAGGGCCGCAAGTTTACGCCGCAGGCTGCCCGAAGAAAGCAGCGAAACGCGCCGCGTCAAAAAAAATGCCTTGTGCGCAAAAATACCCAGCATGTTGCGTATCATGCGCGAATGAACCGAACAGGACTTTTCGCAGGTAGCGTAAAAAAAACGGGCTGGTATGCCCAGAACACGCACGGGCGTTTCCGCCAGTACGCTGCATCCGTAACTGGGGCGACCCAAAAAAACATGCACTTCGCCAAAAAGGTCGCCGGGGGCGTCAACGCGCGCCATAACGGCTCGCCGGCCTTCGGACGATTCGCGGCAGACGTTTACCACGCCCTCAAGCAGCACATAGAGCCTCTCAGGCGGGTCAGACTCGCCAAAAACCAGTGCCCCCTTGCCGTGCTGCTCTTCTACCGCGCCGCTGCACGCAAGGCACAGTCTGGCCTCGTGCCCGGTCATGCCCGAAAACAGGGGGGATGCTTCCAATGCTCGTTCCATGTACTCCTCAAGCGTGTGCGTATAGAATTGCTACAAGTATATCGTAAATCATATTTGTGATGCAACCGCACGTTTGTCATATTTGCGATAAAAATAAAAAAGGGGGCCGAAGCCCCCTCAATGGTTCATGTAGCCAAGCCTACAGCGACGGCATGCCCAGCAGCAGGCGGGCCGAAACCACCACCTGCATAATGACCTGCGTGATGTCCTTGACGGCCTGCATGTTTTTGGATTCTACCTTTGGCAGCACCATAACCTGATCGCCAGGCAGAATGTCGTCGCCGTTTTGCGAGACGGATCCATTCTGGTGCAGCACCAGCACCTTGTCGTGGTCCGCGCGGTTGGTGTAACCGCCAGCGCCCTTGATGTAGTCGTCCACATCCTTCTTTTTGCCCCACAGCATGGCCTGGGGCATCATAACCTCGCCGCTCACAAGCACAACGTCGCTCTTGGGCGGGATAACGATAATGTCGCCGTCTTCAAGCGACAGGTCGGCCTTGTCCGGTCCGCCGTCAAGCACCACAACGCCTTCGGGTTCCACCGTTTTGGCCCGCTCCACAAACTTGGAAACCATCTCGGCCTCTTTGGCGCGGATTGCCGCTTCGTCGGCACTGGCGGAGGAAGCCGTAAGGGCTGTTTCCTCCAGCCTGCGCAGCGAGTCGGCGATGGCCTTTTTTTGACGGGCGGCCACGCTCTTGCGCTTGATGTACATGGCCTGCAGGTTGGCCCGGCCGGGTTCGACCGCGATAAAGTTTTTCACTTCCTGCAGACGAGCTCCGCGCCGAACGGGGAAGCGCGACGCGCCGCGCACAGCGCCCTGCACCTCGACCATTATGGTGTTGCCGGGGGCGTCGGCGATAAACTGCACCTGGTCGCCGTCTTCAAGCATGAGGTTGCGCAGTTCCTTGAGCGGCAGGTAGGTGCTGTAGGGCGCACCGCTGCGCGTGCCCGAAAGGGCAA is from Desulfovibrio desulfuricans and encodes:
- a CDS encoding Crp/Fnr family transcriptional regulator is translated as MERALEASPLFSGMTGHEARLCLACSGAVEEQHGKGALVFGESDPPERLYVLLEGVVNVCRESSEGRRAVMARVDAPGDLFGEVHVFLGRPSYGCSVLAETPVRVLGIPARFFYATCEKSCSVHSRMIRNMLGIFAHKAFFLTRRVSLLSSGSLRRKLAALLLEHRRADGSLALTMNREQMADYLGVTRPSLSRELAAMRDEGLLHIEGRSIRVPDPAALNFLCEYFSA
- a CDS encoding polysaccharide biosynthesis/export family protein; the encoded protein is MQARIHCIITAMSHRTLFAFLLVFLVLSSAARAENAPQPYAANLFQGNFSQSKDAAKDAKDTSIIAPGDRVVLRLWGGDLKVDSTLTVAADGHLDVPEVGAIPVAGLGYDKLAEALRSKLSANGHADVQIYAAPLDARPIAIFVTGGVTRPGRYTGTPGDPLLSFLDKAGGLDPVRGSYRDIRLMRDGKAVANLDLYPFARKGVLPAVRVQEGDTLVVGDKGPTVTAIGAVRTPAKFEFPKGKSTGAALIELAEPQNSASHIALSGTRSGAPYSTYLPLKELRNLMLEDGDQVQFIADAPGNTIMVEVQGAVRGASRFPVRRGARLQEVKNFIAVEPGRANLQAMYIKRKSVAARQKKAIADSLRRLEETALTASSASADEAAIRAKEAEMVSKFVERAKTVEPEGVVVLDGGPDKADLSLEDGDIIVIPPKSDVVLVSGEVMMPQAMLWGKKKDVDDYIKGAGGYTNRADHDKVLVLHQNGSVSQNGDDILPGDQVMVLPKVESKNMQAVKDITQVIMQVVVSARLLLGMPSL